The window AAGATGTGACACGCTTTATCATGCTGACCCGTCGCCACGACATGGGTATAGATTTTGACTTTGCGAAAGTGGTTGAACAAACTCGTGATAACCCAGTTTTCTATGTTCAGTATGCCCATGCCCGTGTTTGTTCTGTCTTAAGACATGGTTTAACCCTCTTGCCAGATGCTCTCGATGATTTGCCTATAATAAATGTCTCTCTCTTGACCGATGAGTCAGAGTTAGAGATGATAAAGCTGTTAGCGAATTGGCCAAGACAAGTTGAGGTTGCAGCATTGATTCGAGAACCCCATCGTATTGCTTATTTCTTGCATGATGTGGCGGCTGCTTTCCACGTATTGTGGAATAAAGGGAAGGACCAAACACATTTGCGGTTTATTGATACGAATGATCATCCAATGACTATTGCACGCTTGGCTCTTGTCAAAGGAGTAGCAACTGTCATCGCATCTGGTTTGAATTTGTTCGGCATTACCCCGCTTGAGGAGATGCGTTAAATGTCTCAGTTTAAACAACGTTTCCAACCTCACTCTTCACCTCCTCATTCAAGAGAGTCTGAGGTAAAGCTTCGCATGACCCCAGAGGCGTACGCACAAGAAAATTCTGATTCTGCATTTGCAAGACGTCACCAGGAAACACAGAAACTCAAAAACTTATCCTTTTGGGAAAATACGGATCAAGAGGCAAATGACGAAGACGAATGGAGCGACCGTCAATCTCCTACCCCTTTTATTCTTGTCATGATTGTTTTGGTAGTTGCCAGCACCTTGTTGTGGTTCTTATTTCAGTGGGCCTCAGGCGAAAATACGAACTCGCCACCGATCATTGCGGCAGATACAGCTCCCTTCAAAGTACGACCTGAAAATCCAGGTGGCATGATGATTCCTCATCAAGATAAGCTTGTTTACGGTCGGTTAAGCCAGGACGCATCTCAACCCATAGAGCGTTTATTACCTCCACCTGAACAACCGATGAGTGCACAGCCTATGATTGTTCAGCCCATGAATGCACAACCAATGGCCACTCCCCCCATGAATGCTCAGCCAATGAGCGCACCACAAAACCAACCTTACCCTGAGGGCGCAAACTATAGCCAACCTCAACATCATTATCAGCCGCCCCAAGGCGTTTATCCCTCAAATCCAACAATACCCCAAAGCCCCCAATTCCAACCACAATCTCAACCTGGGGGGCACTATCAACCCTATTCTGCTCAATCGCCCCATGCACCCTATCAGCAGACATCTCCCTCTCCTTATGCTGTCACACCCCAGCAAGCCCCAAATCCGTATGGATCTCCTCATCCATCTGAAAGGCTGGCGCCCACCCATCCCATTCCATTAAAAGCAGCCGCAAATCCAATACCAGAAAAACAACCCTCAGCTGTTGAAGGGATCAAGCCGGCACAAGAGGCGGAAGATGAGAACGAAAAAGACAGTATCCCTGTGAAAGAAAACACCTATGTAAAAAAAGAGGATTCGAATGACCTTGAGAGATTAATTGCACAAGAAGCTCAAACTCCCTTGATGCGGTCTTCAAAAAACAGCGAGGGTAAAATTAGAAAATCCAATGCTAAGGACTCTGGAAAATCCAAAATTAAAAAGGCATCGCCTACAACCTCACTCAAGGCAAAACCAAAAATAAAGCATCTGAAACAGGGTCGAAACCTTAAAACATATAGTGACTCATGAACAGGAATTTCATAAATGTCTAACCCTAAAGCTGTGATTTTCGGTTGTCATTCAACACAGCTTCTGGCTGAAGAAAAAGCTTTTTTTCAACGCACGAATCCCTTGGGTTTTATTCTTTTTGCACGCAATTGTGAAACTTTTGAACAAATTCAAAAACTTACTCAAGACTTACGACAGGCCGTTGACCGACCCGATGCCCCAATCCTTATTGACCAGGAAGGTGGGCGTGTTGCCCGTTTAATGCCCCCCCTTTGGAGAGCGCCACCTCCTGCCGCAACATTTGGCCTTATGGCCGAAGAAGACCCGGAACGGGCAAGTTGGTGTGCGAGAGCCAATTCCTGGCTTATTGGTCAAGAGCTGCATGCCCTTGGTATCTCAGTTAACTGTGCTCCTGTCGTGGATGTTATACACAAGAATACCCATCACATCATTGGCGATCGAGCCTTGAGTCACCATCCTGATGTTGTTGCAACTTTGGCTCTTCAATCCATTAAAGGGTTTCAAGAAGCGGGAATTATACCTGTCATTAAGCACATTCCCGGCCATGGGCAAGCAACCGTTGATAGCCATGAAAAACTACCCGTTGTCTCAGCTTCGATAGAGGACCTTGGTATTTCAGACTTTGAAGCCTTCCGCCAAGTTTGCCAACACTTTAAGCGTCAAACAGATATTCTCCCTTGGGCCATGACAGCACATATTCTTTATACAGCCATAGATTCTAACTCGCCCGCCACACAATCGCCTACCGTAATAGAAAGCGTCATCCGAGGCCATATTGGATTTTCTGGGTTTTTGATCAGCGATTGTTTGACCATGAAAGCTTTGGAAGGAACTTTTGGAAGAAGAGCCAAGAGGTCCTTAGAAGCGGGATGTGATGCTGTCTTACATTGCAGTGGTGTTCTAGAAGAAATGATTGAAGTCGCTGCACAAACCTATCCGTTAAAAAATGATTCTCTGAATCGTCTGAACCGAAGCGTCATAGCCCCTCAACCTACTACTTTTGTGTCCGAAGAAGACACTCTTTTGCTTCTTAATCAACATCTTCAGCTCGAAGGCCTGCTTCCCTCTTTAGAAAGGAAATGAACATCATGACCACAGAAACCGGGATACAAACAATTGCTCTTTTAATTTCGATCATGTTGGCCATTACGTTTCATGAAGCCGCCCACGGCTTTGTTGCGCGTCTGTTTGGAGATCATACAGCCTCGAGACTTGGGCGTGTAACTTTAAACCCCTTCAAACACATTGATCTTATTGGAACAATCCTTCTGCCGGGCTTCATGCTTCTTTCCCACGCGCCTTTTCTATTTGGCTATGCGAAACCCGTTCCTGTGCAGTTTGAATATCTACATCCCAAACGGTTAGGCATGATTTTAGTCGCCGCTGCGGGGCCTGGCATGAATTTACTCCTGGCCTGGATCTCAGGATTACTCCTTCACATCAACATGGGCTCAGATACATTAGGAAATGAAATTTTAATCAACTCCATTCGCTTTAACGTTGTTTTAGCGATCTTCAACATGATGCCTCTGCCTCCTTTAGATGGGGGCCGCGTTGCTGTCGGGATTCTCCCAAAACCATTAAGCCGGGCGTTGGCAAGTCTCGAGCCCTTTGGGTTTATTATTTTGTTGGCCTTAATTATCTTGCCAAGCATGCTATTCCAACCCATGGGAATCAATTTTAACCCCCTACGCGAGATCTTAGTCCCTTCCATTCAATGGCTTACACAGTGGGTCTTGTTTTTGAGTGGTCATTAAGCTTTTTTAGGGCATGCAGGAATTCTGTTACGAAATGATATATTAAATTTAATGAATGACTCTAAAGAAAACACCCCTGTTATTATGTGGTTCCGCCAAGATTTGCGGCTAACAGACAACCCCGCTCTATCTTTAGCCCTGTCTACGGGTAAGCCCATTATCCCTTTATTTATTTTGGAAGAAGGAACCCATCGCCCCCTCGGCGCAGCTTCTCGCTGGTGGCTACATCACAGTTTAAAAGCCTTGGAAGAAAGTTTACAATATTTATGTTTACGTCAAGGAAACCCTGAAAAAATTCTGAAAGACATCATTGCAAAAACAGGTGCCAATAAAATTTTTTGGACCCAAAGATTTGACCCCTTTGGCCAGAAGACAGATGCTGCAATTGAAAAGACCCTTACCCAAGAAGGCTTAGCTTGTCATTCCCTCAATAGCAACTACCTTCTCAAACCAGGAACGATCTTAAATAATTCTGGGAAACCATTTCAGATCTTTACACCCTATTGGAAGCAGTGTGCTGATAACATCATCTCTCTCCCAACTGATCCAGCTCCAACCTCAATTCCTCTCCTTAAAATCCCTTGCGATACTTTAGAAGAATGGAAACTACAACCCTCAAATCCAAACTGGGCTGCTGATTTTCCCTCCCATTGGAAGCCCGGCGAAAAAAATGCCTCCTCAGCCTTGGAAGATTTTGTCAATTTTAAATTGCCAGGTTACGCTGTTCGTCGAAATCTACCAGACCAAGAAGGAACTTCTCGCCTCTCTCCTCATTTACATTGGGGAGAAATTTCTCCCCGACAGGTTTGGAATGTGGTTCAGGATAAATTCGCAAAGCAACATCCTTATGGCGATGATGTACGTACTTTTTTATCGGAACTCGGCTGGCGAGAATTTGCCCAAGACTGTCTTCTTCGTTTTCCCAACCTATCGACTATACCTTTACGCTCGGAGTTCAACAATTTTCCTTGGGAAGATCATCCTAAAAATTTTCTCGCCTGGCAACGCGGCCAGACAGGATACCCCATTGTTGATGCGGGCATGCGCCAACTCTGGAAAACCGGTTGGATGCACAACCGCGTCCGCATGATTGTGGCTTCTTTCTTAGTCAAGGATCTCCTGATCCCTTGGCAAAAAGGGGAAGCATGGTTCTGGGATACGCTTGTTGATGCTGACGAAGCCAGTAATGCTATGAATTGGCAATGGGTAACCGGTTGTGGTGTGGATGCAGCTCCCTTTTTTCGTATTTTTAATCCGGTCCTTCAAGGAGAAAAATTTGACCCCGAAGGCAATTACATCCGGAAATGGCTTCCAGAATTAAAAGCATTGCCAAATTCTTATATTCACAAGCCTTGGTTAGCCCCCTCGCACATATTGCAATATAGTAGTATCCAATTGAATAAAACTTACCCATCTCCCATCGTGGATCATAAATTACGGCGACAAAAAGCGCTTATGGCATTCAAACATCTGCACTCTTAACGCAATGTGGTTACCCTTGTGTCTTTTTGTCACCTTGGTTTTTTGCCGCGTTTCAGTTCACGCTATATACATGTGAAAATACTGTTACCGAAACGGACCTTTGCCTAATGCTGAAAAAAATTACCCTTTCCTGCTTTTTGATCCTCAGTCTCTTTGTTGCCGCAGCCTTGAGCTGTCCACCGGTTACTGTGGGGGACTTGACCATCTCAGAACATCGCTGGATTCGACCCTCCACAGGGCCAAATACGGCGGCATATCTCACCATCACAAGTAAACAGAATGACAAGTTGATTAAGGTAGATTGTAAAGAAGCCGAAACCGTCGAGCTCCACAATCATATTGATGACAACGGCGTCATGAAAATGCGCCCTGTAGAATTTATCGCTGTAGGTAAAGACCCTGTGTCCTTAAAACCCGGCAGTTTACATATCATGCTCATGGGCCTTAAAGACTCTTTTCAAGGCAAAAGTGCCATCCCGTTGACGCTACATTTTGAGAAGGCAGGGCCTGTCACCTTAGATTTTGACGTTAAAGTACCGAAAACAAAGGAAAGGGGAGCTTCGAGTTAAATAGGCGATTAACATTAGGAAAGCAAGCTTGTTTTTTTCCTTATATTAATCAAACATCAAGACATTCTCCCCCCTTGAAATGGCTGATTCCTTAGCTTTTTAAGACCGAAAAAATATTTTTGAGGGATGACCGTCGAAGCATGATTCCAAATAAAAAACAAGACTGTTTTTTGGGTGCTGGATATGTTTCTTTAACACAAGATGTTGTTGTCAAAACCATAAACAAAACTATATTTAGTAGCTAAAAGGGGATAAACATATGAAAATTTGTCGTAAATTCACAACCGCAGGCCAATCACCATATTCTGCGTTCAAATTTCGACAAACAAGTAGTGAAATTCGCAATCCTGATGGCTCAGTAGTGTTTCGTCAAGATAATATTGACGTACCTGAAGCTTGGTCACAAGTCGCTTCTGATGTTCTCGCCCAGAAGTATTTTCGTAAAGCCGGTATTCCTCAAGAAACAATTTTGGTTGAAGAAAACACCATACCGAGTTGGTTATGGCGTCGTGCACCAAAACCAGGCACAACCTTTGGCAGTGAAACATCGGCTCGCCACGTATTTGATCGATTGGCCGGCGCTTGGACCTACTGGGGATGGAAGGGTGGTTACTTTGACACAGAAGAGGATGCACAAAGTTTCTTTGATGAAATGCGATATATGCTGTGTGCCCAAATGGCAGCACCCAATTCTCCACAATGGTTCAATACAGGCCTTCATTGGGCTTATGGAATAGATGGCCCCGCACAAGGCCACTTTTATGTGGATTTCAAAACAGGCGAGTTAACCTCTTCTAAATCTGCCTATGAACATCCACAACCCCACGCTTGCTTTATCCAAAGCATTCGAGATGACCTTGTCGGCGACGGCGGCATTATGGATCTCTGGGTTGGTGAGGCACGTTTATTTAAATACGGATCTGGAACGGGGACCAACTTTTCCAACTTACGTGGGAAGGGTGAACCCTTATCCGGTGGTGGAAAATCTTCAGGATTAATGAGTTTCCTTCGCATCGGTGATCGAGCGGCAGGCGCCATCAAATCTGGCGGCACAACCCGTCGCGCTGCGAAAATGGTCATTGTCGACATCGACCATCCTGACGTCGAGGAATTCGTCAGCTGGAAAGTTCAAGAAGAACAAAAAGTAGCGGCCCTTGTTACGGGATCTAAACTCAACAAACACCATGCAGATGCCTTGATAACGGCTTGTCAAGCTACAGACATTCCTGAAAAAGATCGCCTAGAACCCAAGAAAAACCCCGCGTTGAAAGAAGCCATTCGGGCTGCCCGCAAAGACATGGTCCCTGAAAATTATGTGCAGCGTGTTATCCAACTTGCCCGCCAAGGTCACACAACCATTGATTTTCCAGTCTTTGATAAAGACTGGGACTCTGAAGCTTACCTCACCGTGTCGGGACAAAATTCCAACAACACGGTGCGTGTCACCAATGACTTCCTAGATGCCGTATTAAAAGATAAAGAGTGGCAACTTAAACGCCGAACAGACGGATCTGTCCATCACACCCTTCGCGCACAAGATTTGTGGGAAAAAATTGCATTTTCGGCTTGGGCATCTGCTGACCCCGGAGTCCAATTTGACACGACAATTAATGAATGGCACACATGCCCAGCGAGTGGTCGAATCCAAGCATCGAACCCTTGCTCTGAATATATGTTCTTAGATGATACCGCTTGTAACTTGGCTTCCCTAAACTTGGTTACCTTTTGTAAGCAAGAATCATTCGATATCGAAGCGTATGAGCATGCCACGGCTTTATGGACTGTCACTTTAGAAATATCCGTAATGATGGCTCAGTTCCCTTCGCGCCAAATTGCTTTAGGGTCTTATGAATTCCGCACGCTTGGGCTCGGTTATGCCAACCTCGGCGGACTCTTGATGGCGTTGGGAATCCCTTACGATAGCAAAGAGGGACGTTCTATTGCGGGAGCTCTCGCTGCTGTTCTCACCGGCATATCCTATGCGACTTCTGCAAAAATGGCCAAAGAGCTTGGAACTTTTCCTGGTTACGAGCCCAATAAGGATGCAATGCTGCGCGTGATGCGTAACCATCGCCAGGCGGCACATGGGGAAACCAAAGGCTATGAAGGCCTGACAATTTTGCCTGTTCCTTTAAAGGGTAAGGATTGCCCTTTGGCTGGGCTTGCAAATGCAGCAAAAGCGTCTTGGGATGAAGCAGTTAAGCTTGGTGAAAAGTATGGATATCGCAACGCTCAAACGACGGTGATTGCACCAACAGGTACTATTGGTCTTGTTATGGACTGTGACACAACTGGTGTTGAACCTGATTTTGCGATTGTGAAATTTAAGAAATTAGCCGGCGGTGGTTACTTTAAAATCATCAATCAAATGGTATTACGCGCGCTCACCGTCCTCGGATATACGTCTGACCAAATGAAAGACATTATCGCTTATGCAGTTGGTCATGGGACGCTCGAAGACGCCCCTGGCATCAACTTTGAAGCCCTCAAATCCAAGGGATTTACGGATGAAATTTTGAATAAACTTAACGAGGGGCTCGCCAGTGCTTTTGATATTAAGTTCGCCTTCAATAAGTACGCATTGGGTGAAGAATTCTGCAAAAAAACATTGGGCTTCACTGATGAACAGTTAAATGACTTTAACTTTGATATGCTTTCTGAACTCGGATTCACCAAAGCAGAAATTGAACTCGCCAACAATTACTGTTGTGGCACCATGACCGTTGAAGGCGCTCCTCACTTGAAGGATGAGCACTTAAGCGTATTTGATTGCGCGAACCCTTGCGGCAAATTAGGAAAACGGTTCCTATCAATCGATAGTCATATTCATATGATGGCAGCTGTTCAACCCTTCATCTCAGGGGCAATTTCCAAAACCATCAATATGCCAAATAACGCAACGATAGAAGATTGTAAGCAAGCTTATTTGACGTCTTGGCAGCTTTGCCTGAAAGCAAATGCTCTTTACCGCGACGGCTCAAAACTTTCTCAACCTCTCAATTCTTCCCTGTTTGAAGAAGGAGATTCTGACGAGCTCTGTGACATGCCAAATGGGGCAAAAGCAGAAGCAATCGCCACGCGCATTGTGGAACGCCTTATTGAAAAAGCCGACCAAGCGTCTCAACGTAAGAAATTGCCCAACCGACGCAAAGGCTACACGCAAAAAGCCTCTGTTGGAGGCCATAAAATTTACTTACGTACCGGCGACTATGCGGACGGATCCATTGGCGAAATTTTTATCGACATGCACAAGGAGGGTGCTTCCTTCCGGTCATTAATGCATAACTTTGCCATGGCAATTTCCATTGGCTTTCAATATGGTGTGCCGTTAGATGAATACGTAGAGGCTTTCACCTTTACGCGTTTTGATCCGTCCGGAATGGTAGAAGGCAACCAAACCATTAAGATGGCAACGTCTATTCTAGACTACATCTTTAGAGAACTTGCGATCACTTACCTGGGGCGCCATGACCTGGCCCATGTTCAAATTGGGGATATGGATTTGCGTCCTGACACGATTGGAGATTCGACCCTCCACCCTACCGCCTCAACGGAGGAAGTCCAAATCGTGGCTTCAGTCCAAGACGAAATTAAAGCAGAAATGGGACAATCCTTAGAAGCGCGCCCCAATAATCTTTATGTTTTGCCTGTAAGAGGGGAAGAGTCAAATGTCCTCGCAGCAACAGGCACAGACGGATTTGCGGTTAATGCTCGCAACAAACCATCAGCCCTGGATAGCGCCCGTCGTGCGCGTTTGCAAGGCTATGAAGGGGATGCTTGTGGAGATTGTGGCAACTTTACGATGGTTCGTAATGGAACTTGTCTGAAGTGCAACACCTGCGGCGCCACAAGCGGATGTTCTTAAAGAATTAAGATTGTGCGGCCTCCCCCTGCAGGGGGAGGTACACAACACCAATTTATCAAAACCAATAAAATCAAATATCGTTAACAGTTTGCCCCAAGGATTTTTTAATCCTTAACCCCTTGTTAATTCCTCATTTTGTATGCTAAATAAAACAGCTGAACTTAAGCCATTTGGTCAGGAGACACCGAATATGATTATGGACATTGGGATGCCCAAAAAAGATCGTAAAGTGATCACACAAGCCTTAGGTCGGGTGCTTGCGGATACTTTTATTCTTTATGCAAAAACCCACAGTTTCCATTGGAACGTGACAGGAGCTAATTTTTATTCTCTCCATCACTTCTTTGAAGAGCTTTATAAAGACTTGATCGAAGGCACAGACATGATTGCAGAGCGCATTCGAACGCTTGGATACTGGGCGCCGAGCTCTATTACAGAATTTGCCGGAATTTCTGCCGTGAAGGAAGAAACACATCATATTTACGATTCTGCTGACATGCTGCGACAACTTGTCCTCGACAATGAGCTTGTGGTTCGACGCTTGAAAGAAGTATTAGATGTTGCTGAAACCAATAATGATGACGTAACAGTTGATATGTTAACCAGAAGAATGGAAATCCATTCAAAGGCTGCCTGGATGCTCCGCAGCCATCTTGAATGATTTTGAAAGAATGATAAGGAAAGATTCATGCGAACCAATATGATTGAAGCTGTGATGGGAGCTATTGTCTTAATCATTGCCTCGTTCTTTCTCGTTTTCGCATATACTTCTAGCAAAGGCGGCGTCTATAGTGGTTACCCACTCGTTGCCTCATTTGACCGGATCGATGGGCTCACTGTCGGCAATGATGTCCGGGTTAGTGGTGTAAAAGTTGGAAGTATCACCAAGATTGATGTCGATCCCAAAACTTTTCTAGCCCAGGTCGTTTTAACGGTGAGTAATGACTTAAAATTACCCGTTGATACAGCCGCCGAAATCACAAGCGAAAGCTTGATGGGGGGCAAATATATCGCCCTTATTCCGGGAGGCGATGAAAGAATCTTCGCTCCAGGAGGGGTGATTAGTTACACCCAATCCTCGGTCAGTTTTGAAGCGCTGATCGGCAGATACCTCTTCTCTGGAAAAGACAACGAGAAAGAGGAAAAAAAAGAAAAGAAATCAAAGAAGAAGAATACAGTCTAAAACTCTAACCCTATCGTCAATGATTGTTTCCATAAGCCCGATGTGGTAGTGAAGAATAACAACAAATCTCACTAGGATTGCAAGGGACAATTATGAATGAATATACTTAAAGAATCCCTTGATCACCCTTCAAAAGCCACCGCGTCCCCAGATTCATTATTTGAGGGAAGGTTATCTATATCTGGAAAGATCTGGCAATTTCGCACCCACGATGAACGGCAAGCCCTTGCGATTACCCAGCGTTATGACCTCTCCCCCTCCGTCGGGCAATTGCTCTCGAATCGTGGCGTCGCCTTAGAGGATGTCCCCGCCTTTCTAGAACCTACGTTGCGTAATCTCCTGCCGGATCCCTCCCATTTAAAGGATCTGGATCAGGCAGTTGATCGCGTAGTTGCGGCCATAAAGGCTGATGAGAAAATTGCCGTGTTTGGAGACTATGATGTGGATGGCGGGACATCTTGCGCCCTTCTTCACCGTTACTTTGCCTTTCTGAAGAAGGATATTCGAATCTATATACCTGACCGCATCGACGAGGGGTACGGCCCCAACGTTGAAGCGATGCAGACTTTGAAAAAGGAGGGGCATACCCTTGTTATTATGGTTGATTGTGGCACAACCTCTTTTGAACCATTGGCAGCAGCCAAAGCCCTTGGCTTGGATGTTATCGTCATTGACCACCATGTCGCGCAAACCTCTTTGCCAGAAGCTTATGGAATCATCAACCCCAACCGTCTTGATCAGGAATCGCCACTCAAAACCTTGTGTGCTGCCGGATTGTCTTTTGTGTTTCTGGTCGCCCTTCAACGCAAACTTCGTGAGGTCAATTGGTTTGAGGGGCCTGAGCCAGACCTGATGACTCTCCTTGACCTTGTGGCCCTTGGGACCGTTTGCGATGTGATGCCTTTGACCGGTCTTAATCGGGCTTTTGTGACCCAAGGGTTGCGGATTGCAAAGTGGCGCCAAAATGTAGGCTTAACAGCTTTAGCGGATGTTTCGGGCTTAAAGGAAGCGCCCACTGCCTATCATCTCGGCTTTATGATTGGCCCCCGGGTCAACGCCGGGGGACGGGTCGGCGCTGCTGACCTCGGGGCACGCCTTCTCTCAACGAACGATGAAACAGACGCACGTACTCTGGCCATACGTCTGGATGCATTGAATCGGGAACGTCAACAAATTGAAGCGACCGTCTTGGAAGAAGCCATTAATCTTGTGGAAACAACGGATTTGAAAACAAAATCTCTTCTTCTCGTGAAGGGGGAAGCCTGGCATCCAGGAGTGATTGGGATTGTCGCCAGCCGCCTGAAAGAGCGGTATGGGCGCCCTGCTTGCGTCATAAGCTTCACGGATGATATGGGCAAAGGATCAGGCCGATCTGTCTCTGGCGTTGATCTTGGCACTGCTATGCATGCGGCCTGCCATCAGGGGCTTCTGGTTCATGGGGGTGGGCATCCGATGGCGGCAGGCTTCACTGTGAAACGTGATCTTTATGATCAATTCTATGACTTCCTATCGAACCGTCTGGCCTCAGACATGGATAACATTCTCCCGAGTTTAGAGGTCGATGCTTCCATCACTTTAAAGGGGATCTCCCCTGAATTTCTTCAAAGCTTAACGTGTTTGGAACCTTTTGGGGCCGGCAATCCAACGCCAAAATTCATGATTCAAAATGTACGCATATCTTATGCAGAAGTCTTTGGGTCCGATCATGTGCGTTGCACGCTCTTAAGTGAAGACGGGGCACGACAAAAAGCCATTGCTTTCAGAGTGGCACAGCAAGCTCTGGGACAAACCATTTTAAAGTCAAAGAACCGCCCAGTTCATGTTGCGGGAACGTTGCGCCTTGATACCTGGGGAGGGCGCAATGAAGCGGTTGTCTATATTGATGATTTGATGGAGATTTAAGCCCAAATTATGGACGATATATTTTCCCCTTTAGCCAAAACCTTTCTCGCCTTTAGTCATGCCACCCTTATTGTCCCCCTCATCCTTACGGGCTACATAGCACAAAGGAAAGCCATTCTGAGGTCCAATCATTCTGCATTAACCGTGTGGCAATCTGCATGCCTCCTCATCTTTTTTACCATGATATTTAACAT of the Alphaproteobacteria bacterium genome contains:
- the recJ gene encoding single-stranded-DNA-specific exonuclease RecJ codes for the protein MNILKESLDHPSKATASPDSLFEGRLSISGKIWQFRTHDERQALAITQRYDLSPSVGQLLSNRGVALEDVPAFLEPTLRNLLPDPSHLKDLDQAVDRVVAAIKADEKIAVFGDYDVDGGTSCALLHRYFAFLKKDIRIYIPDRIDEGYGPNVEAMQTLKKEGHTLVIMVDCGTTSFEPLAAAKALGLDVIVIDHHVAQTSLPEAYGIINPNRLDQESPLKTLCAAGLSFVFLVALQRKLREVNWFEGPEPDLMTLLDLVALGTVCDVMPLTGLNRAFVTQGLRIAKWRQNVGLTALADVSGLKEAPTAYHLGFMIGPRVNAGGRVGAADLGARLLSTNDETDARTLAIRLDALNRERQQIEATVLEEAINLVETTDLKTKSLLLVKGEAWHPGVIGIVASRLKERYGRPACVISFTDDMGKGSGRSVSGVDLGTAMHAACHQGLLVHGGGHPMAAGFTVKRDLYDQFYDFLSNRLASDMDNILPSLEVDASITLKGISPEFLQSLTCLEPFGAGNPTPKFMIQNVRISYAEVFGSDHVRCTLLSEDGARQKAIAFRVAQQALGQTILKSKNRPVHVAGTLRLDTWGGRNEAVVYIDDLMEI